The nucleotide sequence TGATGGACCCGTTCCAGCCACAAAAGCCTGAGCAGACCGCCCACTTCCAGGGCATGCTGGACCAGATTCACCAGCAGTTCATTGATGCAGTGAAAGCCGGGCGCGGTGATCGTCTTCAGGTGGCAGGTCATCCGGAACTGTTTTCCGGGCTCGTCTGGTCTGGCGAAGAAGCCGTGCGACTGGGGCTGGCAGATGGCACCGGCAGCCCCGGCCAGGTGGCGCGTGAGGTGGTGGGCGAGGAAGAGATCGTCGACTACTCCGTGCTGCCGCATCCGCTGGAGCGTCTGCTGGGTGGTTTCGGCGTCAGCATCGGCAAGGGCGTTGGCCAGATGCTCGGCGTGGATGGCTGGAGCCTGCGTTAAGTCATGACCGCCACAGGTCGGTTGTGGCGTTTTTTTTGCGAACAGTCTGTGTCGGCCAGGGAGTGCCATGTCGTCAGGACGGTGCGTCATTCTGCTGTGCATGGCGGCGTTGCTCGCCGCCTGCACCCACTGGCCCGAGCGCCGCGATGGCTATCGGGTGGATCACCAGTACCCGGCCACTGCCTACAGTTCCCGCATCTATCATCTGGTGCTGCATTACACCAGCAGCGAGGAGCCGCGCGCGCTGCGTTCGCTGACCGGGCCGGAAGTCAGCAGTCATTATCTGGTGCCGGTGCCGCCCCGGGGCGAAACCCGCCCGGTGATTTACCAGATGGTGCCGGAACATGAGCGGGCCTGGCATGCCGGCGTCAGTGCGTGGGGCAGCCGCAGCAATATCAATGACACCTCCATCGGCATCGAAATCATCAACACAGGCCCGCGTGCGGCAGAGGGTGGCGTGGCCTGGGCGCCGTATCCGCCGGAGCAGATCGATGCGGTGATTGCGCTGGTGCGTGATCTGGTGCGCCGCTATGACATTGATCCGATCAATATCGTCGGGCATTCGGATGTGGCGCCGTTGCGCAAGGTGGACCCCGGTCCGGCGTTTCCCTGGAAGGCATTGTATGACGCCGGCCTGGGCGTCTGGCCGGAGGAGCGGGTGGTGCAGCGTTATCGTGACTGGTTCACACTGCTGCCGCCCACGTTAAGCGATGTGCAGGAGGCGCTGGCCACGTTCGGGTATCCGATTCGCCTGACCGGCGAGCCGGACCGGCAGACCTGCTCCACGGTGCAGGCGTTCCAGATGCGCTTCCGTCCGGCGGACTACCGTGGTGTGCCGGATGCCGAGACGGTGGCGATCCTGTGGGCCTTGCTGGAGCGTTATCGGCCGGCGTTATTGCCGCCGCTGGCCGAGTGGGACACGGGCGGCCCGCCGAGCTGGGCGGGCTGGAACGTGACCTGCCCGGTAATGCGCGACACCGGTCACGGCTGAGGCCACTGCTGATCAGCGTTCCGGGGGCAGTGCCACGCCTTCGGTGGCAAGAAAGTCGGTCAGCATGATCAGCGGCAGGCCGATCAGCGCATTCGGGTCGCGGCCTTCCAGGGCCTTGAACAGCACAATGCCCAACCCTTCGGACTTGAAGCTGCCGGCGCAATTGAGCGGCTGCTCCTGGTCCACGTAGCGCTCGATGGTCGCACGCGACAACCGGCGGAAATGCACGGTGAACGGCTCGCAGCCGCACTGGTCGCGCCCGGTGGCGCTGTTCAGCAGGCACAGGCCGGTCTGGAAGGTGACGGTGCTGTCGCTGCTGGCTTCGAGCTGGTGAATGGCCTTGTCGCGGCTGCCGGGCTTGCCGAGCACCTCGCCGTCTGCCGTCACGGCAACCTGATCAGAGCCGATGATCAGGGCGCCCGGGTATTCCTGGGCCACTGCGCGTGCCTTTTCCCGCGCCAGGCGCAGCACCAGTTCCACCGGCGTCTCGCCGGGGCGGCGGGATTCGTCGATATCCGGGCTGTGGCAGCTGAACGTCAGCCCCAGGCGCTGCAGCAGGCTGCGCCGGAACGGGGAGGAAGAGGCCAGAACGAGGGGCGGTGCGGCGGTTGTCATGGGGGCTCCGGTCGGGGTTTCACACCAGGTTTGTCGCAGTGTAACGCGACGGTTTTGACGCTGCACTGAAAAACCCTTTTTCATCAACGGCTTGGCTTTTAATTTACGCTTTGACAGGGGCGGGCTGCGGCCCTAGAATTGCGCGCTTATGTTTTCCGGGCAATTGCCGCATTACGTTGAGCCGCGCAAGCTGGCCGATCAAGGCGGTTCCATTGGTGGCCAGACCACTGTCGCAGCGCTTCCCCGACTGAGCGAGTTCGAGCAAAGTCAGGGCGAGCCGGTAGATGTCGCGCTCACGTTTGCGCGCAGCGACGAGGATGGCGTGCGCAGTGTCGAAGGCACCATCAGCACCCACCTGGTGTTGACCTGCCAGCGCTGCCTCGAGCCGGTCCGCTGCGGAATCACTGCCAGAGTACGCCTGGCACTGGTCTGGAGCGAAGACGATATTGATACGGTGCCGGATCGTTTTGATCCCTGGCTGGTGACGGACGACA is from Isoalcanivorax pacificus W11-5 and encodes:
- a CDS encoding YceD family protein, whose translation is MFSGQLPHYVEPRKLADQGGSIGGQTTVAALPRLSEFEQSQGEPVDVALTFARSDEDGVRSVEGTISTHLVLTCQRCLEPVRCGITARVRLALVWSEDDIDTVPDRFDPWLVTDDKMPLAPLMEEELLLALPLVAMHEQCPTQLPTTTQVEEEEEAASQEQADNPFAILATLKKRDGQE
- a CDS encoding Maf family protein — its product is MTTAAPPLVLASSSPFRRSLLQRLGLTFSCHSPDIDESRRPGETPVELVLRLAREKARAVAQEYPGALIIGSDQVAVTADGEVLGKPGSRDKAIHQLEASSDSTVTFQTGLCLLNSATGRDQCGCEPFTVHFRRLSRATIERYVDQEQPLNCAGSFKSEGLGIVLFKALEGRDPNALIGLPLIMLTDFLATEGVALPPER
- a CDS encoding N-acetylmuramoyl-L-alanine amidase, which translates into the protein MSSGRCVILLCMAALLAACTHWPERRDGYRVDHQYPATAYSSRIYHLVLHYTSSEEPRALRSLTGPEVSSHYLVPVPPRGETRPVIYQMVPEHERAWHAGVSAWGSRSNINDTSIGIEIINTGPRAAEGGVAWAPYPPEQIDAVIALVRDLVRRYDIDPINIVGHSDVAPLRKVDPGPAFPWKALYDAGLGVWPEERVVQRYRDWFTLLPPTLSDVQEALATFGYPIRLTGEPDRQTCSTVQAFQMRFRPADYRGVPDAETVAILWALLERYRPALLPPLAEWDTGGPPSWAGWNVTCPVMRDTGHG